The following DNA comes from Apis cerana isolate GH-2021 linkage group LG14, AcerK_1.0, whole genome shotgun sequence.
TTTCATATCCTCAGATAAATTTGAAgcaatattggaaaaatttccaaatacaaaaattgcacctaaaaatattataaatgaacttaatttcttatatgatTCAAAGAAATCAAAAGCTATTGGGATTGAATCTACTgagtaaattatgaaaatattaatctatttttattcagtcttaatttcattatattcattaaatgttCTTTTTTCAGTATACTTGTTACATGTGATTTTATGTctaatcatatatttgataaaatgtcATCGCATACATTACTATGTCCAAATCAACGACTTACAATAAGTTCAGAGTTTAATTTAtgcattttacaaaataatatggtaagatataacttttaaatgtataatacgtGATTGtatataagttattaatatatttgtgaaactTTACAGAGTTGAttctaaaatacaaaataaacacaaaaattcataagaacaaaaatatcaattaagactcgtttattaaattataaataattgttagaaTTTTGCGTTAACTGAACAAAACGCAAAAAGTAGAATTATTTTGTCTCTGTTACATCACTATTGTATTctgattattttatctaatcaacatttttttcacatatgaacttttatatttaaatacttgaaTATACAgtgctttttattttactaattgcaattgtataatttacaaatgaaaataagaaaaatattaaatttattcataattgcatgcatataaaatagacaaatattaaatatagtttgaaaatatgttagaaaatataattaatccttttattataatttaaattaagaaattttatagattgatGAACAtagattgataataaaaagaatatcttttatatttttaatagcaatCTATGCCTAATCTAttcctaatataaaattatttaaattggattcaatatttatttataaatttataacaaaacatttataattaatataaaattttattcttatgttCTTGTAGTTtggttaaataattcaaaacatAGTTTgacatattgatatataacatcaaaaaaatcttttaaatctgattatggatttttttttataaataatttatcttttagattgaaaataaatgtgaaaatatatacaattttcctTCAGAGAAAGGAACTGcaacaaattatttgtatcttCCTTTTATACAAACAAATACAGAAGAAACAGAGAGCATGAtagatacatttaaattttttgatcaaagTATTAGCAATGAATCAAATAGTGgtataaatatttggaattacATATGGaatgaaatcaatattatgAATACTATATCAACAGAAAATCACCAAACATGGGAATGTTTTGGAGAAATAGAATCTATTAAAGAATTGATGTTTGTAACAGATATGTCAATTGCAGCAATACatctagaaaaaattaaagaaatgaataatttgtcATTACTTTCAGAAaaggtaaattattaatttatacataaatataataattatttgttataaattatttttataaataaatatatacaggtaagatatacatatatattttgatataatatatttcaactttaattattattttttaaataaaatgtattttcaagttttactatttatcttttctatttatttattaatttaatataggtAATGAATTCTTTGCTTCTTTTGGAAGAAATTTCAGCTAAAGAATTTATACATGATGTGAGATCAATGTTAGTAGGCATAGaatcaaattcattcaaatatgGAGATGTAGTATGTATCTTAtctaatcttaataaattatcttaataatcttaaaaaattattgagaagtaaaatatataaatcatttaaattttttagataggATTTACTTTACGAAAGAACATTAGTGTATATGGTATATGTTCAGAgtcagtaaaaaaaatttgtcaagaAGCTATTAATTGGGGTAATTGTTTTAGATTCTTATGGAATCTTGTTATACCCAAAtcacaaaatatcaaattaccaCAAGAAGGATTAATGTTTAaggtttataataaaatcatataaaaaaaataatatatttacatacaaaaatttatatatatataatattttgtaggCTATGTGTGCaaacataaaagaattattactttattaccaAGCGGTactattaagaatttttacaaatgaaaataaatctgaaggaatattgaaaatatttgaaaaagtacGTTCTGTAGCTACATTAATTACTAAAGTTGCTAAAGTTTGTGAGtcttataaagaaaatcaatttacatttcgagggggaaataatattcttactaACATTTATAATGAAGCAATTAAAGCAACAGATACTAAGATTGCTTTAGTattctattcattattaaaatcttgctGTGAAGTTTATTTTCggtatgtattataaaaaatataataaatatacactttcgtgtttttatttttattcatttttatagatttaaaatattatataatatgtgattaaattcaatattatagatttttacagAAATGGATTTTTGAAGGTATATGTGATGATATTTATGGAGAATTTATGATCAAAACTAGGCCACAATATTTACGTAGTAGAAGTCACAAATTTTGGACGAAAAGTTTTAGCATTTACAATGATGCAGTACCagcttttttaaatgatttagcTGAATCGATCCTTCAATGTGGGAAAACAGTAAGACTTTTAAGAATTTGTGATTCCAAAGTAAgtatacttaatatattacattttatatatattttatatataattatttttactataaattcCGTATCATATTGATCTtcgtataatgaatatttagaatCCAATTTGCCGTGTTTGTATAACTGAGCAACCTGATATAAATGTTTGTTTAAGTGTAATTGCATTACGTGATCAATCATTAAGATACcacgaatatgaaaaaaaaggtaaatttGCTCTTGGTTCGATACTTTCTCTTTCCACGGCTATTCTAAATCAAAAACAATTAGAAAAAGGAATATCAAAAGTAATTGTACAAACGGAACGTAATGCACCATTAAAAGTTCAcggtatgtatattttttataacaaaaaaaatacattatcttATGTTTatgtatcttatatttatgaatagaaataatagaaatacatcttttttttttttttatattaaatatattaatatttcatacaaaactatcagaagaaacgaaaaaacagGAATATACAACAAAAACATTAacacaaatgaaaaatcacaCAGATTTGGCAAATCCTcaagaacaaatatttataaataatttacagcaaaaaaaaaagaaagaaagtgaaTCATCCAATAAATTGCTTTTACAAATCGAacataataaagaagaaagtaCAATAAAGTAAGATGTTACGATATTTAGaatgatacaatatttaatattcaaatcaaataaaaactattaaattacagttaaaattatattatttacagaaCAATGGTttggaattattatgaaaatgtaactaatgatattaataaacgaCGTATTCGTTCACAATGGcgaattaaaagaatgaaattttataacaagagagtggatatattaaatacaacaaATCAAGATTTGAGGAACGAATTAGAAAAAACTGAGCAACTTGAGCATGCAATAACTTCAGattctttaattgaaattccaattccatttgaagatgaaaataaaaattatacaaatacatCTTTTCAACAATCATGTGCAATATCAACACcaaatattacaattgatcaaaatcaagattcaatacaaaatcaatatttacttgcgaattacaaatataaaaaaacaataagcaataataatgaaaaatataaatttcataattttgatgaactgaaaacattaaataagaaaacaatttcgGAAATCTCATCAAATAAGAATAGAACAAATGAACAAATAGATGAAATTTTAGAACAATTATCAACTCATTGCATACATCATTCGACAATAACTGAAAGACCTAATCTTTTGAATGtcataaaattagataacGCGATAACAGAATCTCAAATTGGTAACATACATTGTAACAATATGACaccaaataataatgaatttgatatACAACAAATTGAATTTAGTTCTGctacaaatgaaataaatagaaaaactattaattttactgaaaACATAACAAATCaagaaaatagtaatttaGAAACACCGATGTCATGTACAACAGATAATTTTACTACTTCATCAGTACAAAGTCCCATTTCActaatgtataatttagaaGATTCATCACCTACggaaatttcatcaataataCCATCAAGTTGTGCTTATTCAATAACTAAATCAAATCtttctgtaaaaaaagattcagATCTATTTGAATTAActcataatgaaaaatgtaataaaatatcaccGGTAATAACTCCCTTGAGTATTACCGatgttgaaataattgatcatATTTCTCTTCAAGCTTATTTAGAAAAGTCGATTCGTATTCCTCTTAACATACAAAGTCGTCTCGTTAGTAatgctattattaaatattttttaaaggaaaataatttgctTTTACATTTGCATAGTTTacgaagttatttttttttactaaatggAGAATTTGCAAAAACCTTAACAGATTCATTATATGCACGTTTATATGAAATCTCCGTACCTATTGAGTTATTTAATTCAGTCACATTGACTAATCTTCTAGAACGAGCACTTGttaattcatttaacaatGTTTATGTTAATTCAGAACTTCTCAGCCTTTCGGCAATTGACACACCAGCTCAATTagaagtaaatattttctcatatttattctttctattctttcataattttatatacaaattgtcaagttttatttcattaaaagaaattaataaacttcaTTATAAATCCTTTGTAGATATCAGATCCAGCTGCTTTAGATTGTCTTTctctcaattataaaataaattggccacttaatattataattgatgaaaCAGTCATGAAACAATATggtaaagtatttaaatttttaataacaagtgGTCGAGTTTCATGGGTATTGCAAGAAGACTTCAATAttatgaaaagagaaagaaaagcaaTTACATCAGAACAATATCATAaagtaagagaaaaataatttgatataatacattctaattctaattctttttgaaGTTAATCCAAtcggtaattttaaattaataatttatttctagttACAATTATACAGACATTCAATGACACAATTTATGAATGCATTGCACAATTATTTAACATGTAGTGTTTTGCATGCAAGTTGGgctgaatttgaaaaagatttagaaCATTCATTAACTGTAgaccaaatatatttatcacatgtaaattatataaaacgaatACTTTCAAGGTAAAAATacacatgatatattttttgattttttaatgataaaaaattaattaattttttatttatcactatattattttttatagatgtaTGCTCAATAg
Coding sequences within:
- the LOC107992570 gene encoding gamma-tubulin complex component 6 — protein: MNIKEYVCIDNDINNHYNDNVYGLITELSRHILQTYRSFHRNIQFTYDHDIKIIKHLRIKAFEILLKKSHQLISSQDCKEFQKIDPFLEVQKYAFTLKLGLNRSHDAIMLEYFLQKLEAFSYVELPVSSILQLLIQLKNFNTDSKPIMNIFYADKINLTFPKITYNKNDSLFQIYPMEYFISSDKFEAILEKFPNTKIAPKNIINELNFLYDSKKSKAIGIESTDILVTCDFMSNHIFDKMSSHTLLCPNQRLTISSEFNLCILQNNMIENKCENIYNFPSEKGTATNYLYLPFIQTNTEETESMIDTFKFFDQSISNESNSGINIWNYIWNEINIMNTISTENHQTWECFGEIESIKELMFVTDMSIAAIHLEKIKEMNNLSLLSEKVMNSLLLLEEISAKEFIHDVRSMLVGIESNSFKYGDVIGFTLRKNISVYGICSESVKKICQEAINWGNCFRFLWNLVIPKSQNIKLPQEGLMFKAMCANIKELLLYYQAVLLRIFTNENKSEGILKIFEKVRSVATLITKVAKVCESYKENQFTFRGGNNILTNIYNEAIKATDTKIALVFYSLLKSCCEVYFRFLQKWIFEGICDDIYGEFMIKTRPQYLRSRSHKFWTKSFSIYNDAVPAFLNDLAESILQCGKTVRLLRICDSKNPICRVCITEQPDINVCLSVIALRDQSLRYHEYEKKGKFALGSILSLSTAILNQKQLEKGISKVIVQTERNAPLKVHEETKKQEYTTKTLTQMKNHTDLANPQEQIFINNLQQKKKKESESSNKLLLQIEHNKEESTIKTMVWNYYENVTNDINKRRIRSQWRIKRMKFYNKRVDILNTTNQDLRNELEKTEQLEHAITSDSLIEIPIPFEDENKNYTNTSFQQSCAISTPNITIDQNQDSIQNQYLLANYKYKKTISNNNEKYKFHNFDELKTLNKKTISEISSNKNRTNEQIDEILEQLSTHCIHHSTITERPNLLNVIKLDNAITESQIGNIHCNNMTPNNNEFDIQQIEFSSATNEINRKTINFTENITNQENSNLETPMSCTTDNFTTSSVQSPISLMYNLEDSSPTEISSIIPSSCAYSITKSNLSVKKDSDLFELTHNEKCNKISPVITPLSITDVEIIDHISLQAYLEKSIRIPLNIQSRLVSNAIIKYFLKENNLLLHLHSLRSYFFLLNGEFAKTLTDSLYARLYEISVPIELFNSVTLTNLLERALVNSFNNVYVNSELLSLSAIDTPAQLEISDPAALDCLSLNYKINWPLNIIIDETVMKQYGKVFKFLITSGRVSWVLQEDFNIMKRERKAITSEQYHKLQLYRHSMTQFMNALHNYLTCSVLHASWAEFEKDLEHSLTVDQIYLSHVNYIKRILSRCMLNSREEKVRICLTNIFKVILKFHNRIRSQTWIMKSTGYIHPNFKKLEQMYQAFCELRAYMSHVAFKLATSGYEPHLIHFLNALNINQMYDLTVKTYCNSVSSSEL